Below is a genomic region from Micropterus dolomieu isolate WLL.071019.BEF.003 ecotype Adirondacks linkage group LG16, ASM2129224v1, whole genome shotgun sequence.
tcaccacaaagtatgtaggcctacttgctctggcccttgctctgcatgaagagaaggctgaaacatgagagcacagactgtcctgtccgtacgtgggttcatgagattttgcgggcgaggaaacacctcggcTAGTAGGCACTTAGCTTTTCTagatcggatgtgctcggtgcggtgtttgtcccgcccctcctgcactgtgattggacggctgggtaaaaagtgacagtgacgagcgcagtgTTTTtccccaaagttgaacatttttcaactctcgcaaccggaaaaaaacgctcagcgccGAAAAGACGCTCAGTACCTCGTCACGCTCCTGGCGTTTTTACCAGCTAGTAAAAACGCGCTGCTCCAattggaatgaattgaaaaaagagttggtgtcagaaaaaaacgctttggtggacaagGGCCTTTAGAGGTGCTCCGATCAGTATTTTTTGGGCCGATCACGGAATGCTGAAAGCCGTATCGGCCGATAccgatcactgggtctatttggagccttttatttatcatgtagcattatacagtatactgtatatttatttaattggtcctaaaaacaatgtattaagtgttaaagttaacagatgataaagtatcatgaaatgacaactgtttattttattgccaggaaacatgggcaacaaattccactCAATCTGTGTTAGggacttaaaccatagcagcctttgcctggttactgtgaacatcttatagcttaacaaatatagcttcactgtggaataaactacaaaaacagaacaaactttataaatttttataaatttactacaaacataaaaactgcaaagaaaaaggctgtagccaaaatatttaggagataaaggagcacaggcatcatgagtcgataaactctgaagtagctgctttttgttctggaaagctcaggcaggttctgtgggttttaggggggagagagaggagtggagagagggagaagggctgCAGAGAGGAATCATAACTGCCTTaaatgagatttgaaaataaggaaatACAATGTAAATTTcatattatacagtcaattgttaatattacataggctactatattcattataatttcatatggtttgccattaataggctataggccttatatcatttcagtggattgttttcatttttaatccttgcaggaagcacagtctacatatcttacatgctgccaccaactttaccagagggagagtagcaaacactttaaatacagccagaaggtttttatttgatttcataaagGTTATAAATACGGGAGATTTACGGGGAAACATTTAACGGGTGGATACCGGATGAGAACGGAAAAATACGGGAGAATCTCggggaaaacgggagggttgacatgagaggagtagagagaggagtggggtaatgtgaggctacatccacactgctacgtttttaaaacagttttataacgaaaacgatcttctccgtccacagcagcgtttcagctgcgtatcagagttgatctctgtctatataaaacgactgaaaacacacatctagtggctgTTCAGGTagctacactgggcatgcgcgtgccagtgtaaacatgaagcagatggtgtACTCAGCAGTAACAGACGATTtagcgaaagaagaaagtaatacagacCAAGAACCACACAGGCTTTTTTCATTGACTGACAACGaagttactgaaagtaacacgggagtatGAGAGacggcggcggaaaacagactgggagttgtcgcaaagtaaattCAGCGACATTCACAGTAGGCTAGGCtaactgttaagtgttatttacacagtacttatatttttataaaaatatcaaaactaaaactctgtaaatcatcgtgtttttgctttgcatgactgataagaccgactcacaagtcctctgttttgtccaCCGGGTccgcagcgttttcaaacaaacatcttctgattcaccgttttaatctggacgggagatggaaacgtagcaaaaggtctccgtttttgtaacgaaaacagagagagagatgcagtcagctgattgagtggcaCCGCTCTTTGCATtaggaaactcacactgaaggatcagtctctctctctgcctgatgcgcTTTGTCTATTAAACTCCAGTTGCGGGTGGCATGTGAGTGAGATGAGCACagctgcgacagtttcacatgatggCTCCTGCGTGTTGCTCCacttgtctgattgctgctcaactgtaattgtaaatgattatgtgggCGTGTTAATCCCTTCTTGTCTGagaaggactttggtgctagctagctttgaaaaccgcTCAGACAgcgtagtgaaacattttagctgccgatgaaaatttgtctggcgattattgcatcatctgatcggcttttcatatcggcctttttagcgaccaccgatcaaactagttaaagccattattggccgaTTATGATCGGTGACCGATCGATCGGAGCACCCTTAATTGCATTATAAAGTGTGTCCAGCAAGAAACCAACTAAACCCACAGCATGTGCATAATATCATTCTCTTGTTTTTTCTAGGGAGCTTGGTTTCATTGATGTGTCCCTTAAACTCCTGGGCCTACTTCTGACCACAAATGTGGAGAGCAGAGATGACATATTTGAACGTAAGTCTTACATTAGGTCATTGATCcttaataaaattacaaaaaaatttttGGTGATCTTTTTGATACTTTTTTAAATCACCCAGCTCTTCGTTGTGGGATCCAGTTCCTTGGTAACTTAGCGGTTGGAAACCAGATGTGTAAAGATGACATTTGGCGGCTGAGCTTCCCAAATCTTCTCCTGTAAGCTTTGTGTGCCACAGTTGCATTAAGGTTTTTTAACACAGTAGGCAACACTGTTACATAAAATCATTATAATTCACACTAGGATTATTGATCATAAGTGTTAATGTTATCAGTAAACGTTTTGTATGGGCATCCTGGTGGCCCACTTATGTAAAGAGTGTTTTGAAACTGGCCCTAGACTTCTATGCATATGATCCTCATCTCATGTCTCTTCTACactaaaaaaacactaaaataagtaCTTTTTACACTATTACACATTCtgtatcagtatttttatttgtgaaagcTTAGGTCGTATATCTATGTATCCAAGCACTTGTCATCACATTGAGTCAACCCCAACATGTGTGAACAGGCAGCTGCTCAGTGTTGACGATGAGAAGGCAGTAAGCTATGCCTCTATGGTACTCCACACATGTCTGGATGAAGCCAAGGTGGAAGAAGTGTCGGAGCCACAGAACATCCAGCTGGCACTCAGGGTGATGGAGCTCTGTAGGATTCAACCTGACCTGGACTGGACgtaagagtgtgtgtctgttttggtgTGTGTAAAGCAATTATTAGTTTACAATGTATGTGTATATCACCTAATGATTTGCTAACTAAATTCTACAACTTGTTAAGTTTCTATATGGTATCCATTCATTTACAGGGTTCTCATTGCTACCCAGCATTTCCTCAAATCTTCAGCTCTGGTGGAAAGCATGTACTCTGGGATGTCTCACCATGAAAGGTGTagtgacagaaaataaactaaTCAAAAATCTTAATACAAGACTTTTCTGATAATGCAGAGTAGCAAGTTGGTTTACCAAGAAAAGCTAATACTACCTGCCAGGGAATAATATCTAGTAATAATACCTACACACAGAGAGTGGTAATATCAGATACTAAGAGGTACAGATGTGTCAtttagatgtttgtgtgtgttttcagagttACTCTATTAGAGCTTCTCTTTGCCCAGTTAAGAGAGGAGGACTCAGAGGAGTGTGGCATCCCGCCCAGCGTGGCTCGCTTCCTGGCTAGTACCTTCCAGAATGGCTGTGGTGCTGTGCTGACACTCGCCACTGGCTCAGCTTCCAGCGATGAGGTACAGATAGTAAACCTGACTGATGTTATCTTCCTCAGGCCTCAAAAGCACAGAGAAGTGTGTTTAGCAGGCCTGTGGAACTGGTATTGTGTTTTTCATGAAGTTAgtaaagcttttttcagttttagtttTACATATCCCTAACATTATCTCACACGCCATCCTTTCGCAATGTGATCGACACCTGTTGATTGTAATCCCCTGTAGGTCCTGCAGGAGGCACTGACAGTGATTAGTCTGCTGGATGTGCTGTGTGAGATGACGTCAGACCTCAGGCAGTTCATGTTCCTACAGAACCATCCTGACCTACTAGTGACCACTGTTggtaaatgaaaacacacactgacacaaccTCTCTGACTGGCTCCACGACTGCAGTTTGTGGGTCCAATTTGGCCGACTTATGGTAAATATGTCATCTGTACACAATATCCAGTCCTTGAAATGGTGCTGTGAAATACCCAGATCCCCATCAAGtcacccacagaaaacaaataaagaattCTGTACACAACCCTGCACTGTGTTGACAAGCAGTTAAAACACATAAGTGTGACACAAATCACCTTATTGGGTACTCAATTAAATCTAATTCCATAATTCCAAATATAATACAAAGTAATTTGCTGTAATTGCTTGAACTTAAGCGTAGGTGAATTtaatgtctttttctcttttgttacatattttttactgtgtgtgcgCTTTCCTGCTTTTCACCTGTTACATTTTCTCTGCAGAGCTCCTGAAACAGGTGCACGCTATAGGAAAGGCCAGTAAGAATATTTTCAGTGCGGCACAAAACTTCTCCTCCTTCAGTGGAGATGGAGACTCCTCCTCCAATTCTCCCGTAATCAGCTTCAAGGCTCACCTCATCAGGCTGATAGGAAATCTCTGTCACAGCAATACCAACAACCAGAACAAGGTttgcatggatggatggaaattgGGTTGGATGAACTGGTGCTTTCACATCCGAGTTTGGTCAGTTGGTCTGGACcaagggaaaaaaatgtatacattgttgccttttagttctGCTCCAGTTTGTGTTCACACTTACATattacaaacaaaccaagagCTGCAAACATGAACTCATTTAGTCCATGACagagtttgattgacagctgtaACACTAGTGCAAACGTTTAAACAAAACAGGTAGGATGTGAAATGCCACCTAATAAACTGATGGCagcattaattcattcattagcAACCTCatattgcacaaaaaaaaatctacctTGTGTTGGCTTGTGTTTATGGTGGTTCTGGTAATCCTTGGTTTCTGGTCGTTTTGGGTGcagttgctttttttgtttgtttgtttttgtttttttactaatTAAATCCACTACAGACTCAGCCATTGATGTCACCACTGACGTGGATGGTGGTGTCTTGGAACGTGCTCCAGATGGCGTCGTGTAGTGCAGACTGAAGGGCGGCCTCTGATTGGCCGGACCTCTTCCTGACCTCTCGTGTCttcattgtttgtttacatattttgaGCTCAACAAGATGGCTGCATGGTCGCTCTTCC
It encodes:
- the atxn10 gene encoding ataxin-10, whose translation is MAAYINGNLDISASIAGIFNEKHCPGHLQVLKTFTTALRDKEYRDAVEEEAFSILLKVQSQLCDELQAASSEDPDLQSVPLQLQLAAECFRAQRNSCVQSARNQSLLRELGFIDVSLKLLGLLLTTNVESRDDIFEPLRCGIQFLGNLAVGNQMCKDDIWRLSFPNLLLQLLSVDDEKAVSYASMVLHTCLDEAKVEEVSEPQNIQLALRVMELCRIQPDLDWTVLIATQHFLKSSALVESMYSGMSHHERVTLLELLFAQLREEDSEECGIPPSVARFLASTFQNGCGAVLTLATGSASSDEVLQEALTVISLLDVLCEMTSDLRQFMFLQNHPDLLVTTVELLKQVHAIGKASKNIFSAAQNFSSFSGDGDSSSNSPVISFKAHLIRLIGNLCHSNTNNQNKVRELEGIPLVLDNCNIDSNNPFISQWAIFAIRNLLENNRQNQELVAALERRGTADYSALRELGFVVEERDGSLLLKPVRKDS